The Methylacidimicrobium sp. B4 genome contains a region encoding:
- a CDS encoding NAD(P)-dependent oxidoreductase, translating into MLPTSLAVVGTGLLGQGVARRFLARGLPVAVYNRTRAKAEDLAAAGARLYATPEGVVEGSDLLFLCLSDASAIRRTAFSESSRPHLPGRTLCQMGTIGPDESRELAALAAGLGARYLEAPVLGNGKDAEEGRAQVMIGAGPEDWERWRDLLGLLGRCFWIGPVGKAAALKLALNQLIAAETTAFALSLGFIRRSGVPVEPFLEILRQSSLYCPTFDKKLARMRERNFASPNFSVRLLLKDIDLFLAEATRLGLRPDALEGARTIVRDAMESGRAALDYSALIDVVDPQPKSELAKDTRPI; encoded by the coding sequence ATGCTTCCGACAAGCTTGGCCGTGGTGGGGACGGGTCTTTTGGGTCAGGGCGTCGCGCGGCGCTTCCTCGCCCGCGGGCTTCCCGTGGCGGTCTACAACCGGACGCGAGCCAAGGCCGAGGACCTCGCTGCGGCCGGAGCTCGGCTCTATGCCACCCCGGAAGGCGTGGTCGAAGGCTCGGATCTCCTCTTTCTCTGCCTCTCGGACGCATCGGCCATCCGGCGGACGGCTTTTTCCGAATCCTCTCGCCCGCACCTGCCGGGGAGAACCCTCTGCCAAATGGGAACCATCGGCCCGGACGAGAGCCGGGAGCTGGCCGCGCTCGCCGCCGGCCTCGGGGCCCGCTATCTCGAAGCCCCGGTCCTCGGAAACGGTAAGGACGCGGAGGAAGGGCGAGCACAAGTGATGATCGGAGCCGGCCCCGAAGACTGGGAACGGTGGCGGGATCTCCTCGGCCTCTTGGGACGCTGCTTCTGGATCGGGCCCGTCGGCAAGGCAGCGGCGCTCAAGCTCGCCTTGAACCAGCTCATCGCTGCGGAAACGACCGCTTTCGCCCTCAGCCTGGGATTCATCCGCCGTTCCGGTGTCCCGGTCGAGCCCTTCCTCGAGATCCTCCGCCAGAGCTCCCTCTACTGCCCGACCTTCGACAAGAAGCTCGCCCGGATGCGGGAGCGGAACTTTGCCTCGCCCAACTTCTCCGTCCGCCTGCTCCTCAAGGATATCGACCTCTTCCTCGCCGAAGCCACTCGTCTCGGGTTACGACCCGACGCCCTGGAAGGAGCGCGGACGATCGTCCGGGATGCGATGGAATCGGGCCGGGCCGCCCTGGACTATTCGGCACTCATCGACGTGGTCGATCCTCAGCCGAAGAGTGAGCTTGCCAAGGACACGCGGCCGATTTAG
- a CDS encoding class I adenylate-forming enzyme family protein gives MNRQPHARSGGRASSHSSRFLGSGAPAVRIPFPDATALWRAWKRTASRFADEPALLPLESEAWISFREIHSAAQRLARDYLSGLRNSWIAFSLPAGPEWIETFLACQAAGAAAMPLDAGIPSEQLPSAACRLGASFLWASNGLQRLVPRCRRRGTRQTALVKITSGSRGEAASLPFSAEAMIEDGRNTSAAMGTSETDRALALLPFGHSYALGSLVLPFLLRGMRLVSAKEFLVSQIPAWIRKHEITFFPSVPDIWRALGQLPGPVSLPSLRIAVSAGAVLPAETARRIQERFSVKIHSLYGSSETGTISYDRPGDATLEGRSVGTALPRVWVTITRARRVSVSSRALYGRRQRVTLPDLAQWTEIGEIRLLGRADRIVTMGGRNIHPAEVEALLRQLPSVTDAHVRAVRSRSRNYLVAAVESSKSSSELLRLLAAVAPEWKIPRLLLCFPELPRNARGKVEEQSLQALFRDAYRPFASAKASKIRPPATGSSDSRIETENSASRP, from the coding sequence GTGAACCGGCAGCCCCACGCTCGATCGGGAGGGAGAGCCTCCTCCCATTCCTCGCGCTTCCTGGGAAGCGGGGCTCCTGCGGTCCGGATCCCGTTCCCGGACGCAACGGCCTTGTGGAGAGCATGGAAACGCACCGCATCTCGATTTGCGGATGAGCCGGCCCTCCTCCCCTTGGAGTCTGAAGCGTGGATCTCCTTTCGCGAGATTCACTCGGCGGCGCAACGCCTTGCGCGAGACTATCTATCTGGCCTCCGAAACTCCTGGATCGCCTTCTCCTTGCCCGCCGGCCCGGAATGGATCGAGACCTTTCTCGCTTGCCAGGCGGCGGGTGCGGCGGCGATGCCACTCGACGCCGGGATCCCCTCGGAGCAACTTCCCTCGGCGGCTTGTCGGCTGGGTGCCTCGTTCCTTTGGGCCTCGAACGGCTTGCAGCGGCTCGTTCCCCGCTGTCGACGTCGCGGGACCCGCCAGACGGCACTCGTCAAGATCACTTCCGGAAGCCGGGGAGAAGCCGCTTCCCTTCCCTTCTCCGCCGAAGCCATGATCGAGGATGGGCGAAATACCTCCGCCGCCATGGGCACGAGCGAAACGGACCGCGCCCTGGCTCTCCTCCCCTTTGGCCACTCTTATGCGCTTGGGAGCTTGGTCCTGCCCTTCCTGCTTCGGGGCATGCGCCTCGTCTCGGCCAAGGAGTTTCTGGTGAGCCAGATCCCAGCCTGGATCCGCAAGCACGAAATCACCTTCTTCCCCTCGGTCCCCGACATCTGGCGCGCCTTGGGGCAGCTCCCGGGCCCGGTCTCCCTTCCCTCCCTCCGGATCGCCGTTTCCGCCGGTGCGGTCCTGCCGGCCGAAACGGCGCGGCGCATCCAGGAACGCTTTTCCGTAAAGATCCACAGCCTTTACGGCTCCTCCGAAACCGGGACCATCAGCTACGACAGGCCGGGAGACGCCACCCTCGAGGGTCGCTCCGTCGGAACGGCTCTTCCGCGCGTCTGGGTGACGATCACGCGCGCTCGACGAGTCTCCGTTTCCAGCCGGGCCCTTTACGGCCGGCGCCAGCGCGTCACCCTCCCCGATCTCGCGCAATGGACCGAGATCGGGGAGATTCGCTTGCTCGGTCGAGCTGATCGGATCGTGACGATGGGCGGCCGCAACATCCATCCGGCAGAGGTCGAGGCCCTTTTGCGCCAACTCCCCTCGGTAACCGACGCCCATGTCCGCGCCGTGCGCAGCCGATCCCGGAACTACCTGGTTGCCGCCGTGGAAAGCTCGAAGAGCTCAAGCGAGCTCCTGCGGCTGCTTGCGGCTGTCGCCCCGGAATGGAAGATCCCGCGCCTCCTCCTCTGCTTTCCCGAGCTTCCGCGCAATGCGCGAGGAAAAGTGGAGGAACAATCGCTCCAGGCGCTCTTCCGGGATGCCTATCGACCGTTCGCGTCAGCCAAGGCGAGCAAGATTCGACCTCCGGCAACCGGCTCGTCCGATTCCCGGATCGAGACGGAGAACTCCGCCAGCCGGCCGTAA
- the glnD gene encoding [protein-PII] uridylyltransferase → MGNPDKEILPDPTAPFLRPLEKALREAERELASGEKRIADRAAFYRKFLQKELHALRVEHSLGEGGRTRARRQAALLTALLRHLWGSTVERIFRAAEDVPPLLLAAVGGFGRGELCPYSDVDILFLSGPCSREEEERIAEIVQEVLYTLWDIGLQVGHSTRQIEETVDYANQDLLTKTALLEARLIAGPSSLWKEFQALFEQGCLRGREEEYVAWRMGDQRTRHAKYGGTVLVQEPHVKNGCGSLRDYQNLFWVLRVQEGIGTTDHLVKSGRLEAKEGKRLDEAYDFLLRVRAEMHYLEKRASDLLTLGLQAKVAGSLRYPGPNLLRRIEECMRDYYRRAHVIYQLANLVFDSLAKSRRPRPALTEPDRGSIEEFPLVDGNLESPSRRRLRENPLEIVRAFAVCAMHDVGIGPGLAIEITRTLPLLRGPLLQRKEVREMLLSLLSSKGRVGRVLRQMHELGLLGRLVPEFAPLTCLVQHEFYHRYTADEHTLRCLEMLDRIWVDPDPPFSAYRPLLENVERPYLLSLAILLHDTGRAMNRRHHAEESATHTMRVAKRLRLPPRELSTAVFLVSNHLLMWETALRRDLEEEETIEEFCQLVQTQERLDLLMVLTFVDGEGTAGTDSWSSWKDLLLWRLYHAASSHFGRSSSREGEPKRSKAEVAERMKERLSSEVSAEEIHAHFENLPAGYFHRCPEERIRRHLVVVHRFLYQQVVAVEPTLCPVVDWADASAQGYSEVVVVTWDRARVFARICGSFAALGISILSADVYSRGDGIAIDTFWVCLPEGSVADADRYLAPFSRLLEQAFSVEEFDFAPLVEKQLDRLPEWIRQAEFPTRIHFDTTSSKLFTILDLETPDRPGLLYRIASALAAGGIDVASARIATEKGAALDTFYLGKIGGGKIKEEKEIEKLTRRLRKAMGV, encoded by the coding sequence ATGGGAAATCCTGACAAGGAAATTCTGCCGGATCCGACCGCACCGTTCCTGAGGCCGCTCGAGAAGGCGCTCCGCGAGGCGGAGAGAGAGCTTGCGTCGGGGGAGAAGAGGATCGCGGATCGAGCCGCCTTCTACCGGAAATTCCTCCAGAAGGAGCTTCACGCCTTGCGCGTGGAGCACTCGCTCGGAGAAGGAGGGAGGACCAGGGCCCGGCGCCAGGCGGCGCTGCTGACGGCCTTGCTGCGACATCTCTGGGGGTCAACCGTGGAACGGATCTTTCGTGCGGCCGAGGACGTGCCTCCTCTCTTGCTCGCCGCCGTTGGCGGATTCGGAAGGGGAGAGCTCTGTCCCTACAGCGATGTCGACATCCTCTTCCTCTCCGGACCCTGCTCGCGGGAGGAGGAAGAGCGTATCGCGGAGATCGTGCAGGAGGTGCTCTACACGCTCTGGGACATCGGCCTCCAGGTCGGTCACTCGACGCGGCAGATCGAAGAGACCGTGGACTACGCCAATCAAGACCTGCTGACCAAGACCGCACTTTTGGAGGCCCGGCTCATCGCCGGCCCGTCATCTCTCTGGAAGGAATTTCAAGCGCTCTTCGAGCAGGGATGTCTCCGAGGAAGAGAGGAGGAGTACGTCGCATGGCGGATGGGGGATCAGAGGACGCGCCATGCCAAGTATGGGGGTACCGTGCTCGTGCAAGAGCCCCACGTCAAGAATGGCTGCGGCAGCTTGCGCGACTACCAGAACCTCTTTTGGGTCCTTCGCGTGCAGGAGGGGATCGGCACGACCGATCATTTGGTCAAAAGCGGGCGCCTGGAGGCGAAGGAAGGGAAGCGCCTCGACGAGGCCTACGATTTTCTGCTCCGCGTGCGAGCGGAGATGCACTACCTCGAAAAACGGGCGAGCGATCTCTTGACGCTCGGGCTGCAGGCGAAGGTTGCGGGCAGCCTCCGCTATCCGGGGCCGAACCTGTTGCGGCGGATCGAGGAGTGCATGCGCGACTACTACCGGCGCGCGCACGTCATCTACCAGCTGGCCAACCTGGTTTTCGACAGCCTCGCAAAGTCCAGGCGCCCCCGCCCAGCCCTGACGGAGCCCGATCGCGGATCGATCGAGGAATTTCCCTTGGTCGATGGCAATCTCGAATCCCCCTCCCGTCGCCGGCTTCGCGAGAATCCCCTGGAGATTGTTCGGGCCTTCGCGGTCTGCGCGATGCACGACGTCGGGATCGGGCCGGGCCTGGCGATCGAGATCACCCGGACGTTACCGCTGCTGCGGGGACCGCTCCTGCAGAGGAAAGAAGTGCGGGAGATGCTGCTCTCGCTCCTTTCGAGCAAGGGACGGGTGGGCCGAGTTCTGCGACAGATGCACGAACTGGGACTGCTCGGTCGACTCGTTCCAGAGTTTGCTCCCTTGACGTGCCTGGTGCAGCATGAGTTTTACCATCGCTACACGGCGGACGAACACACCCTGCGCTGCCTGGAGATGCTCGACCGGATCTGGGTCGATCCGGATCCGCCGTTTTCCGCCTACCGCCCGCTTCTCGAGAATGTAGAGCGCCCCTATCTTCTTTCGCTGGCGATCCTCCTCCATGACACCGGGCGGGCGATGAACCGGAGGCACCACGCCGAAGAAAGTGCGACCCATACGATGCGAGTCGCCAAGCGGCTCCGGCTTCCCCCACGGGAGCTGTCGACGGCCGTGTTTCTGGTCAGCAACCATCTTCTCATGTGGGAGACGGCGCTCCGGCGAGATCTCGAGGAGGAAGAGACGATCGAGGAGTTCTGCCAGCTCGTGCAGACCCAGGAACGCCTCGATCTCCTCATGGTGCTCACTTTCGTCGACGGGGAGGGAACCGCAGGGACCGATTCCTGGTCGAGCTGGAAGGATCTCCTTCTTTGGCGTCTCTACCACGCCGCCAGCAGCCATTTCGGCCGCTCTTCCTCGCGGGAGGGAGAGCCGAAACGATCCAAGGCAGAGGTTGCGGAGCGGATGAAAGAGCGGCTCTCCTCGGAGGTTTCCGCCGAGGAGATCCACGCCCACTTTGAGAACCTGCCGGCAGGCTATTTTCATCGCTGCCCAGAGGAGAGGATTCGACGGCATCTGGTGGTGGTCCACCGGTTCCTCTACCAGCAGGTCGTCGCGGTGGAACCGACGCTCTGCCCGGTGGTCGACTGGGCGGATGCATCCGCCCAGGGCTATTCCGAAGTGGTCGTGGTGACCTGGGATCGCGCCCGGGTCTTTGCGCGAATCTGTGGGAGCTTCGCCGCACTGGGCATCTCGATCTTGAGCGCCGACGTCTACTCGCGAGGCGACGGCATTGCGATCGACACCTTCTGGGTCTGCCTGCCCGAAGGCTCGGTTGCCGACGCGGACCGGTACCTCGCCCCCTTTTCCCGGCTTCTGGAGCAGGCCTTTTCGGTCGAGGAGTTCGACTTTGCTCCCCTGGTCGAGAAACAGCTCGACCGCCTGCCCGAGTGGATCCGGCAGGCGGAGTTCCCGACGCGGATCCATTTTGACACGACGAGCAGCAAGCTCTTTACCATTCTTGATCTCGAGACGCCGGACCGGCCCGGACTTCTCTACCGGATTGCCTCTGCCTTGGCGGCCGGCGGAATCGACGTGGCTTCCGCCCGGATTGCCACGGAGAAGGGGGCCGCTCTCGACACCTTCTATCTGGGGAAGATCGGTGGGGGCAAGATCAAGGAAGAGAAAGAGATCGAAAAGCTCACCCGACGGCTCCGCAAAGCCATGGGCGTGTAA
- a CDS encoding 3-hydroxyacyl-ACP dehydratase FabZ family protein, with protein sequence MSAPELPHGPGFTWIHEVEIDREGACARAKTVLDPSLPVFADHFPGRALFPGVLLVECGAQAAGCLWSELLGLREPQPLLLAQILGFQFKRAALPGQTLIVEVKRERLYGRLAEFSVSIRESDEPVAGGRILLALADANGR encoded by the coding sequence ATGAGCGCGCCGGAGCTGCCGCATGGCCCCGGATTTACCTGGATCCACGAGGTCGAGATCGATCGGGAGGGAGCGTGCGCCCGTGCGAAGACAGTGCTCGACCCGTCCCTGCCGGTCTTTGCCGATCATTTTCCCGGCAGGGCGCTCTTTCCCGGAGTCCTTCTGGTCGAATGCGGGGCGCAGGCCGCAGGCTGCCTCTGGTCGGAGCTTCTCGGCCTAAGAGAGCCGCAACCTCTCCTGCTCGCGCAGATCCTTGGATTCCAATTCAAGCGGGCCGCCCTGCCCGGCCAGACGCTCATCGTCGAGGTCAAGCGGGAACGCCTTTACGGCCGGCTGGCGGAGTTCTCCGTCTCGATCCGGGAATCGGACGAGCCGGTTGCCGGAGGTCGAATCTTGCTCGCCTTGGCTGACGCGAACGGTCGATAG
- the ispF gene encoding 2-C-methyl-D-erythritol 2,4-cyclodiphosphate synthase: MGRVGIGYDAHRLVAGRKLVLGGVEIPSEKGLLGHSDGDVLLHAIADAILGAAGECDIGHLFPNSDPQWKGASSLIFLERIRELLQKKGWRIENLDASLIAEAPKIGPYREAMRAAVGAALRIEPARIGIKATTNEGMGFPGRGEGMAAMAIASLEKT, encoded by the coding sequence ATGGGACGAGTCGGGATCGGTTATGACGCTCACCGATTGGTAGCGGGAAGGAAGCTCGTTTTGGGCGGGGTGGAGATTCCTTCGGAGAAGGGGCTGCTTGGTCACTCGGATGGAGATGTGCTGCTCCATGCCATCGCGGACGCGATCCTCGGAGCGGCGGGGGAGTGCGATATCGGGCATCTCTTTCCCAACTCGGATCCGCAATGGAAGGGAGCTTCGAGCCTGATTTTCCTGGAGCGGATTCGGGAGCTCCTCCAGAAAAAGGGATGGAGGATCGAGAACCTCGATGCGTCGCTGATCGCCGAGGCGCCAAAGATTGGTCCCTATCGGGAGGCGATGCGCGCGGCGGTCGGAGCGGCCCTGCGCATCGAGCCCGCGCGAATCGGAATCAAAGCGACGACCAACGAGGGAATGGGGTTTCCTGGACGGGGCGAAGGGATGGCCGCGATGGCCATCGCCTCGCTGGAGAAGACGTAA
- a CDS encoding AraC family transcriptional regulator has protein sequence MEARVWEAVGGWKQLEGDIFGLGWSVEALEFSSKESVNWAKSFHPDSLEICVNFAGHGLVRSRNRSLVFHPGFFGYYAQYRDGLEATRSSGEANRFLTFEWSRPRLAKEIEGLEDNLRAEVGKWLAGRSQLPLIGGTRPLPEYWGHSWVHWVAPDVPGRALSLWFWGRALELAGAILFEDGEKKAEQRRHWNARRWTERAQEYLRAHLAEPLCLKTLAREVGCSPFYLSRIFSDQVGETLPAYLRRLRVEKAAELLRAGDHNVTEAGMAVGYSSLSHFSKAFCQVMGCCPCVYPNPARLAR, from the coding sequence ATGGAAGCCCGTGTCTGGGAGGCGGTCGGTGGGTGGAAACAGCTCGAAGGGGATATCTTCGGCCTCGGCTGGAGCGTCGAAGCCCTCGAGTTTTCCTCCAAGGAGTCGGTGAACTGGGCGAAGAGCTTCCACCCGGACAGCCTGGAAATTTGTGTTAATTTTGCTGGACATGGGTTGGTACGTTCCCGGAATCGGAGCCTGGTTTTCCATCCGGGGTTCTTCGGCTATTACGCTCAGTATCGAGACGGATTGGAGGCGACCCGCTCGAGCGGCGAGGCGAACCGATTCTTGACCTTTGAATGGTCGCGTCCCCGCCTTGCGAAGGAGATCGAAGGCCTGGAGGACAATCTGCGGGCCGAGGTGGGGAAGTGGCTGGCCGGGCGGAGCCAGCTTCCCCTGATCGGCGGGACACGTCCGCTCCCAGAGTACTGGGGCCACTCCTGGGTCCACTGGGTGGCTCCCGACGTACCCGGGCGGGCGCTCTCTCTCTGGTTTTGGGGCCGGGCGCTCGAGCTGGCGGGGGCGATTCTCTTCGAGGATGGCGAAAAGAAGGCGGAGCAGCGTCGCCACTGGAACGCGCGACGATGGACCGAGCGAGCGCAGGAATATCTTCGGGCGCACCTGGCGGAGCCGCTCTGCTTGAAGACCCTCGCTCGGGAGGTGGGCTGCAGCCCGTTTTACCTGAGCCGGATCTTTTCGGATCAAGTGGGGGAAACCCTCCCTGCCTATCTCCGCCGTCTACGCGTGGAAAAGGCCGCCGAGCTCCTCCGGGCGGGGGACCATAATGTCACCGAGGCGGGCATGGCCGTCGGCTATTCGAGCCTGAGCCATTTCAGCAAGGCGTTTTGCCAGGTGATGGGTTGTTGCCCTTGTGTCTATCCCAATCCGGCACGGCTGGCACGGTAG
- a CDS encoding pyridoxine 5'-phosphate synthase, translating to MASLGVNIDHVATLRQARYRADPFSVLAEPDPLEAARLAEDAGAAVITAHLREDKRHIQPEDILRIRRVIRRLNLEMAFLPEMIAFACELRPDEVCLVPERREEVTTEGGLNLLGGEERFGPGIARLRSAGILVTAFIDPVEGQVRAAQAGGADCVELHTGGYANAIRPEAQEHELSKQAAAAELARSLGLEVHAGHGLTYRNVRRYVARIPHVRTLNIGHSIVSRALWVGWERAIREMVALAAGE from the coding sequence ATGGCGAGCTTGGGCGTAAATATCGATCACGTAGCGACCTTGCGACAAGCCCGGTATCGGGCAGATCCCTTTTCGGTGCTGGCGGAGCCCGACCCGCTGGAAGCCGCCCGGCTCGCCGAGGATGCGGGAGCGGCCGTCATCACCGCCCATCTTCGCGAGGACAAGCGCCACATCCAGCCCGAGGACATCCTTCGCATTCGCCGCGTCATCCGGCGCCTCAACCTGGAAATGGCATTTCTCCCGGAGATGATCGCCTTTGCCTGCGAGCTCCGCCCGGATGAGGTCTGCCTCGTACCCGAGCGCCGTGAGGAAGTGACAACCGAAGGGGGCTTGAATCTCCTCGGCGGCGAGGAACGCTTCGGCCCCGGCATCGCCCGTCTCCGCTCTGCCGGAATTCTTGTCACCGCGTTCATCGACCCCGTCGAGGGGCAGGTCCGGGCGGCACAGGCGGGGGGAGCCGACTGCGTCGAGCTCCATACCGGCGGCTACGCCAACGCGATCCGGCCGGAAGCGCAGGAACACGAGCTTTCCAAGCAAGCGGCCGCAGCCGAGCTGGCCCGTTCGCTCGGGCTGGAGGTTCATGCTGGTCATGGCCTCACCTACCGCAACGTTCGCCGCTATGTCGCGCGGATCCCGCATGTACGCACCCTTAACATTGGCCATTCCATCGTCTCTCGTGCCCTTTGGGTCGGGTGGGAAAGAGCGATCCGGGAGATGGTCGCTCTGGCCGCAGGGGAATGA
- a CDS encoding secondary thiamine-phosphate synthase enzyme YjbQ — MGTPPKHADESRPRLRAELEIRTAHRDELVNVTARIQETARRCGWNDGILTAFVPHTTAGITIQEGADPDVVHDILGWLDRTVPWQHSAYRHGEGNTASHIKASLVGSSICCLLEEGSLRLGTWQAVFFCEFDGPRTRTLWLSFAPSSPPET; from the coding sequence ATGGGCACGCCGCCGAAACACGCAGACGAATCCCGCCCTCGGCTACGAGCAGAACTGGAGATCCGGACCGCGCACCGGGACGAGCTTGTCAACGTCACCGCCCGCATCCAGGAGACCGCTCGCCGCTGTGGCTGGAACGACGGCATCCTCACCGCCTTCGTTCCCCATACGACGGCGGGAATCACGATCCAGGAGGGAGCCGATCCCGATGTCGTCCACGACATCCTGGGCTGGCTCGACCGGACAGTACCCTGGCAACATTCCGCCTACCGGCATGGCGAAGGGAATACGGCGTCCCACATCAAGGCCTCCCTCGTCGGCTCCTCGATCTGCTGCTTGCTCGAAGAGGGCAGCCTGCGCCTCGGAACCTGGCAGGCGGTCTTCTTCTGCGAGTTCGACGGGCCCCGGACCCGCACCCTCTGGCTCTCCTTTGCCCCATCCTCCCCGCCCGAAACCTAG
- a CDS encoding lipid-binding SYLF domain-containing protein — protein sequence MKTRPFWSAWSLLFCVGCLLTAPRSFASWNLQETVGEAAAVIHQFKQEGKIPKSVFEKAKGVAFLRMTKGGLVISGEYGHGLVVQRLANGGWSGPSAISSSAVGIGAQIGGSETNYVFILNSDHAVRRFAHGGKVHMTGEMSGVAGPESEHDVFLKPKRAVYVYRSTEGLFGGIAFTGSDLREAPDTNERYYHRAVTASEILSGQVAPPHRAQTLIDALNAPYPR from the coding sequence ATGAAGACTCGCCCGTTCTGGTCCGCCTGGTCGCTTCTCTTTTGCGTCGGCTGCCTTCTGACCGCGCCACGAAGCTTCGCTTCCTGGAATCTGCAGGAGACCGTCGGGGAGGCGGCCGCCGTCATTCATCAATTCAAGCAGGAAGGGAAGATCCCGAAGTCGGTGTTCGAAAAGGCCAAGGGAGTCGCTTTTCTGCGGATGACCAAGGGCGGGCTCGTCATCAGTGGAGAGTATGGTCATGGGCTTGTCGTCCAGCGCTTGGCCAACGGCGGTTGGTCCGGACCCTCGGCGATCTCGAGCAGTGCGGTGGGGATCGGCGCCCAGATTGGCGGTAGCGAAACCAACTACGTCTTCATCCTGAATAGCGATCATGCTGTCCGCCGCTTTGCCCACGGCGGCAAGGTGCACATGACTGGGGAGATGAGCGGCGTCGCGGGCCCCGAGAGCGAGCATGACGTCTTCCTGAAGCCCAAGAGGGCGGTCTATGTCTACCGTTCCACCGAAGGACTCTTCGGAGGCATCGCCTTCACTGGATCCGATCTGCGAGAGGCGCCCGATACCAACGAGCGGTATTACCATCGCGCGGTTACGGCAAGCGAGATCCTCTCGGGACAGGTGGCGCCACCCCATCGGGCCCAAACCCTGATCGACGCGCTCAACGCCCCCTATCCCAGATAG
- a CDS encoding GAF domain-containing protein, whose product MREARSIIERARPEEIQTLLNPRGVIRHFLRLALTRTEADSGSFVLLNPSTGFLDIEASVGLRKGAVRTKLRADEGVTGWVATTGRPMRISDVRREWRYVPIDPRIRAELAVPVEVGSTVIGVLNVDSHRVGHFTRTHEQALSQLAAQAAQWLAIGWEIEGFRQKARQLGTLVEIAQTLVSQPDLNPLFDGVVRNAARLMGGARSFLFLLTEDKTHLLLRAAFSDDPGLPREFAIPVDESVFSVVVKKGKPLLVLDLAEEPYVHCPELQIGGQELRSVLAVPLSFVERVGVLCVCMAQRHRFANSEIELLQTLADLSTVAIQKARLLQQVMKIEEGLRQSERLSALGLLATEVAHEIRNPLTVIQMLFYTLADRFPDDPGVQKDVAVIAAKLCQMNRITEQVLTLGRSAQPLVEPISVERMLDEILLLVRHKLSAQGIQVEKEIPAEIPPLQGDRGQIEQALLNLILNAAEAMPRGGVLGLNTSVVERDGIAYLALGVRDSGPGMTQEEVENLFVPFLTRKAQGTGIGMAIVRKIMEDHRGKVEVDSAPGKGSHLSLLFPLAPP is encoded by the coding sequence ATGCGCGAGGCAAGGTCGATCATCGAACGGGCTCGACCCGAGGAAATCCAAACCCTTCTCAATCCTCGAGGAGTCATCCGTCACTTCCTCCGTCTCGCCTTGACCCGGACGGAAGCGGACAGCGGCTCTTTTGTCCTGCTCAACCCGAGCACGGGATTTCTCGACATCGAGGCTTCGGTCGGCCTTCGGAAGGGAGCCGTCCGCACCAAGCTCCGGGCCGACGAGGGCGTGACTGGGTGGGTGGCGACCACCGGCAGGCCGATGCGGATCTCCGACGTCCGGCGGGAGTGGCGCTACGTGCCGATCGATCCCCGGATCCGCGCCGAGCTCGCCGTCCCCGTCGAGGTGGGGTCGACGGTGATCGGAGTGCTCAATGTCGATAGCCATCGGGTGGGCCATTTCACCCGGACCCACGAGCAGGCTCTCTCCCAGTTGGCGGCGCAGGCGGCCCAGTGGCTGGCGATCGGATGGGAGATCGAAGGATTTCGCCAGAAGGCGCGGCAGCTGGGAACCCTGGTGGAGATCGCGCAGACGCTCGTTTCGCAGCCCGACTTGAATCCGCTCTTCGACGGAGTCGTGCGCAATGCGGCCCGCTTGATGGGTGGAGCCCGCTCCTTTCTCTTTCTGCTCACCGAAGACAAGACGCACCTGCTCCTGCGGGCTGCGTTCAGCGATGACCCTGGCCTCCCGCGGGAGTTTGCGATCCCGGTGGACGAATCGGTCTTCTCCGTCGTGGTGAAAAAGGGGAAGCCGCTTTTGGTCTTGGACCTGGCGGAAGAGCCCTATGTGCATTGTCCAGAGCTCCAGATCGGGGGGCAGGAGCTCCGTTCGGTCCTGGCCGTGCCTCTCTCGTTCGTGGAACGCGTGGGGGTGCTCTGCGTCTGCATGGCGCAACGCCACCGCTTCGCCAATAGCGAGATCGAGCTGCTGCAGACCCTGGCGGATCTTTCGACGGTCGCCATTCAAAAGGCGCGGCTCCTCCAGCAGGTGATGAAGATCGAGGAAGGGCTGCGGCAGTCGGAACGGCTTTCCGCCTTGGGGCTGCTCGCTACGGAGGTTGCCCATGAGATTCGGAATCCCCTCACGGTCATTCAGATGCTTTTCTATACGCTGGCGGACCGTTTCCCCGACGATCCGGGGGTGCAAAAGGACGTAGCCGTGATCGCGGCGAAGCTGTGTCAGATGAATCGGATCACCGAGCAGGTCCTCACCCTGGGGCGTTCGGCTCAGCCCCTGGTGGAGCCGATTTCGGTCGAACGGATGCTCGACGAGATCCTCCTCTTGGTCCGCCACAAGCTTTCCGCGCAAGGGATTCAGGTGGAAAAGGAGATTCCGGCGGAGATCCCTCCGCTGCAAGGAGACCGCGGGCAGATCGAGCAAGCACTGCTCAATCTGATCTTGAACGCGGCGGAGGCGATGCCCAGAGGCGGGGTCTTAGGCCTGAACACCTCTGTGGTGGAGCGAGACGGGATCGCCTATCTCGCCCTCGGCGTCCGGGACAGCGGGCCCGGAATGACCCAGGAGGAGGTGGAAAACCTCTTCGTCCCCTTCCTCACCCGCAAGGCGCAGGGCACCGGAATCGGGATGGCGATCGTGCGGAAGATCATGGAGGATCACCGGGGAAAGGTGGAGGTCGATTCGGCGCCCGGGAAAGGAAGCCACCTTTCGCTTCTCTTCCCGCTCGCCCCGCCTTGA